A genome region from Flavobacterium sp. includes the following:
- a CDS encoding glycoside hydrolase family 30 protein has product MKKNTIKFLCFLFTVSALAQQTKAKKEFTTNGKKITVYTTAENSNLRLTSTDNLTFSASKQPLETEISVFVEPTKKFQTFMGIGGAITDASAEIFAKLSKEKQTEFLNAYYDKQKGIGYSLLRTTIQSSDFSSGSYSYIKEGDKELKTFSIDHDRQFRIPLIKQAIQTAGGKLLTYAAPWSPNAFMKSNGNVLKGGTLLPEYYQTWANFYAKFIKEYEKEGIPIWGTSTQNEPMAVQTWESCIYTAEAERDFIKNFLGPTLKREKLGDKKIIVWDHNRDLMNYRANVIYSDPEAAKYVWGMGFHWYENWSGGDPMFDNVGKVNEAYPDKKLLFTEGCVEKFDAAKYQFWGNGERYGISMINDFNNGTVGWTDWNILLDQNGGPNHVGNFCFAPIHADTTTGELIYTPSYYYIGHFSKFIRLNARRVSSAVSRSGLLSTSFLNTDGTMATIVMNKTDKEITYNLIIAAEKTIVKIPAHAIQTLVY; this is encoded by the coding sequence ATGAAAAAAAATACTATAAAGTTTCTATGCTTTTTGTTCACAGTTTCTGCTCTTGCACAGCAGACAAAAGCAAAGAAAGAATTTACAACCAACGGAAAAAAAATTACGGTTTATACAACCGCTGAAAACTCAAACCTAAGATTAACATCAACAGATAATCTGACTTTTTCAGCATCAAAACAGCCTCTTGAAACGGAGATTTCTGTTTTTGTAGAACCGACGAAAAAGTTTCAAACCTTTATGGGAATTGGAGGTGCAATAACTGATGCGAGTGCTGAAATTTTTGCTAAGCTTTCAAAAGAAAAGCAAACAGAATTCTTAAATGCCTACTACGATAAACAAAAAGGAATTGGCTATTCTTTGCTAAGAACCACGATACAGAGCTCTGATTTTAGCAGTGGAAGCTACTCTTATATCAAAGAAGGTGATAAAGAATTAAAAACGTTTTCTATTGATCATGATAGACAATTTCGTATTCCGTTAATTAAGCAGGCAATCCAGACTGCCGGAGGAAAATTATTAACATATGCAGCGCCTTGGTCTCCAAATGCTTTTATGAAAAGCAACGGAAACGTATTAAAAGGCGGAACATTATTACCTGAATATTATCAAACCTGGGCAAACTTTTATGCGAAGTTTATAAAAGAATATGAGAAAGAAGGAATTCCGATTTGGGGAACTTCAACTCAAAATGAACCAATGGCGGTTCAAACTTGGGAGTCTTGTATTTATACAGCTGAAGCTGAAAGAGATTTTATTAAAAATTTCCTTGGACCAACTTTAAAAAGAGAAAAACTAGGAGATAAAAAAATCATCGTTTGGGATCACAATCGTGACTTAATGAATTACAGAGCAAACGTAATTTATTCTGATCCTGAAGCAGCAAAATATGTTTGGGGAATGGGTTTTCACTGGTATGAAAACTGGTCAGGAGGAGACCCAATGTTTGATAACGTAGGAAAAGTAAATGAGGCTTATCCAGACAAAAAGCTTTTGTTTACAGAAGGATGTGTTGAAAAATTCGATGCTGCAAAATATCAGTTTTGGGGTAACGGAGAACGTTACGGAATTTCTATGATCAATGATTTCAATAACGGAACTGTTGGATGGACAGACTGGAATATTTTGTTAGATCAAAATGGAGGACCAAATCACGTTGGAAATTTCTGTTTCGCACCAATCCATGCTGACACAACAACTGGAGAATTAATTTACACACCATCATATTATTACATTGGACATTTTTCAAAATTCATTCGTTTAAATGCCAGAAGAGTAAGTTCTGCAGTAAGCAGAAGCGGTCTTTTAAGCACATCGTTTTTAAATACTGATGGCACAATGGCAACAATCGTAATGAATAAAACAGATAAAGAAATTACATATAATTTGATAATAGCGGCAGAAAAAACAATAGTTAAAATTCCTGCACATGCTATACAAACGCTTGTTTATTAA
- a CDS encoding glycoside hydrolase family 30 protein: MLFEVTMKTINRILLVSIIILQVSCSTSKTANGSTVSASQTNNKIKVYTTAENTNLRLSLSDNLISNTSSQQTKSSVSITLDTEKTDQTFLGIGGAITDASAEVFAKLSPKKQQEFLTAYYDKNKGIGYTLARTNIHSCDFSSDSYTYVAEGDKDLKTFNIDHDRKYRIPLIKSAIETAGGKLTLFVSPWSPPAFMKDNNDILHGGVLLPEFAQSWANYYVKFIKAYEKEGIPVWGLTIQNEPMAKQRWESCIYTPEAERDFLKNFLGPTLEKEGLSSKNVIIWDHNRGDMLTKRANLVFSDPAVSKYAWGIGFHWYETWNGGTPKFEAVGEVHKVFPNKNLLFTEGCIEKFDASRFQFWGNAERYGLNMINDFNNGTVGWTDWNILLDQNGGPNHVGNFCFSPIHADTTKDELIYTPMYYYIGHFSKFIQPKAKRILETVSDNKLISTSFKNSDDKVVTIVMNQSDNEIVYTIINHNKQNTITIPAHAIQTIVY, encoded by the coding sequence ATGCTTTTTGAAGTAACAATGAAAACCATCAATAGAATCTTATTAGTTTCAATAATAATTTTGCAAGTAAGTTGTTCAACATCAAAAACTGCAAACGGATCAACTGTTTCTGCATCCCAAACAAACAACAAAATTAAGGTTTATACTACAGCCGAAAATACCAATTTGAGATTATCATTATCAGATAATTTAATTTCAAATACTTCATCACAACAAACAAAATCATCAGTTTCTATTACTTTAGATACGGAAAAAACAGATCAGACTTTTTTAGGAATTGGCGGCGCCATTACAGATGCAAGCGCAGAAGTTTTTGCTAAACTATCTCCAAAAAAACAGCAGGAATTTTTAACTGCTTACTACGATAAAAACAAAGGAATTGGTTATACACTAGCAAGAACAAATATTCATAGCTGCGATTTTAGCAGTGACAGTTACACTTATGTAGCCGAAGGTGATAAAGATTTAAAAACCTTCAACATTGATCACGATCGAAAATATAGAATTCCATTAATAAAAAGCGCAATTGAAACAGCCGGCGGGAAATTAACGTTATTTGTTAGTCCATGGAGTCCCCCAGCTTTCATGAAAGACAATAATGATATTTTGCACGGCGGCGTTTTGTTGCCTGAATTTGCTCAGTCATGGGCAAACTACTATGTCAAATTTATAAAAGCTTATGAAAAAGAAGGAATTCCGGTTTGGGGATTAACGATTCAAAATGAGCCAATGGCAAAACAAAGATGGGAATCTTGCATATATACTCCCGAGGCGGAGAGAGATTTTCTAAAAAACTTTCTTGGGCCAACTTTAGAAAAAGAAGGATTAAGTTCTAAAAATGTAATTATCTGGGATCACAATCGCGGAGACATGCTAACCAAAAGAGCCAATCTTGTTTTTTCTGACCCTGCAGTTTCAAAATACGCATGGGGAATTGGATTTCACTGGTATGAAACATGGAATGGAGGTACACCTAAATTTGAAGCAGTAGGTGAAGTTCACAAAGTTTTTCCAAATAAAAATTTACTTTTTACAGAAGGCTGTATCGAAAAATTTGATGCTTCAAGATTTCAGTTTTGGGGAAATGCAGAAAGATACGGACTTAACATGATCAACGATTTTAATAATGGAACCGTTGGTTGGACAGACTGGAATATTCTTCTGGATCAAAACGGAGGACCAAATCATGTTGGAAATTTTTGTTTTTCACCAATTCATGCTGATACAACAAAAGACGAATTAATCTATACACCGATGTACTATTACATTGGACATTTCTCAAAATTCATTCAGCCAAAAGCAAAAAGAATATTGGAGACTGTTAGCGATAACAAACTAATAAGCACATCTTTTAAAAATTCTGATGACAAAGTAGTTACAATTGTCATGAACCAATCAGATAATGAGATTGTTTACACCATAATAAACCACAATAAACAAAATACTATAACTATTCCGGCACACGCTATACAAACTATTGTATACTAA